One genomic region from Nostoc sp. UHCC 0926 encodes:
- a CDS encoding XisI protein, with product MDKLEQYRNAIKKILTEYCETTNTQVIKNAGIEVSDRLAFDETRDQYLWFRFGWDDKKQIQYIIIYLCIKNGKVWVEEDATNLCVVDDLLSAGIPQADIVLGFHHPSKRGLTEFATA from the coding sequence ATGGATAAGCTAGAACAATACCGCAATGCTATCAAGAAGATATTGACTGAGTATTGCGAAACTACTAATACTCAAGTTATAAAAAATGCGGGAATTGAAGTAAGCGATCGCTTGGCTTTTGATGAAACAAGAGATCAATATCTTTGGTTTCGGTTCGGCTGGGATGACAAAAAGCAAATCCAGTATATCATCATTTATCTCTGCATTAAAAACGGCAAAGTTTGGGTGGAAGAAGATGCAACTAATTTATGCGTTGTTGATGATTTGCTATCAGCCGGAATACCCCAAGCCGATATTGTTTTGGGTTTCCATCATCCCAGTAAACGAGGTTTAACAGAATTCGCTACTGCTTAA